A region from the Vicia villosa cultivar HV-30 ecotype Madison, WI linkage group LG3, Vvil1.0, whole genome shotgun sequence genome encodes:
- the LOC131660727 gene encoding uncharacterized protein LOC131660727, translating to MASASFATALPLSSSTQNKLKNPSSQSLFRPLPVTQPKRITQSKSKVVINASLKEKAVTALTAASLTASMVIPDVAHAAGSDLSPSLQNFLLSIFAGGAVLTAILGAVIGVSNFDPVKRA from the coding sequence ATGGCTTCTGCTTCTTTTGCAACAGCTCTACCACTTAGTTCTTCAACCCAAAACAAGCTGAAAAACCCATCCTCCCAATCCCTTTTCAGACCACTACCAGTAACACAACCAAAGAGAATCACACAGTCAAAATCCAAGGTTGTGATCAATGCATCTTTGAAAGAGAAGGCAGTGACAGCACTTACAGCTGCATCCTTGACAGCTTCCATGGTAATTCCTGATGTGGCTCATGCAGCTGGATCTGATCTCTCACCTTCTCTCCAGAACTTTCTGCTAAGCATTTTTGCTGGTGGAGCTGTGTTAACTGCTATACTTGGAGCTGTTATTGGAGTTTCCAACTTTGATCCTGTTAAGAGAGCTTAA
- the LOC131660726 gene encoding mechanosensitive ion channel protein 10-like: MDGNNKHQGGEVSMMEKKREVVVVIPNVGGESHGQDHHDHELKVFESLPQCENELPSKSPPPLNYVSPEIMFTPSPNKPPKAPIRKTFVRSVYSKPKSRFGEQPYPIDGNLFEENFVSSNLQEELAASNSPYRNSFNKGSYSPDNISGTVNRTVSFTSVVTPRTPMTESAVSSDDEDPDEIIYKKVEFSKGNRKILTTKVSIELFVFVSIAGCLLVSLAVEELRRTKIWSLGLWRWCMLAMVTFCGMLVTKWFMHFVVFLIEMNFLLRKKVLYFVHGMKICVQVFIWISLVLVTWTLFIHHGIQRSKLVAKIMNDVTWTLVSLLIGAFLWVIKTLLLKILASNFHVKSFFDRIQESIFHQYVLQTLSGPPLMEEGEKIGGCQSFGRFSFTSITGKDGTKKEVIDMEKLHKMKQEKVSAWTMKILVDAVMNSRLSTISNSHDESFYDVKNEQTGKEITNEMEATAAAYYVFKNVAASPCCKDIDEDELRRFMNKEEVLLVFPLLADAETGLITRKSLADWVLKVYQERRALAHALNDTKTAVKQLNKLVTAFLVVVIVVVWLLLMEIATTKVLVFLSSQLVLAAFMFGNTCKNIFESIVFVFVMHPFDVGDRCVIDGVELLVEEMNILTTVFLKLNNEKMYYPNSVLAMKPISNYYRSPNMTEGVEFSIDFTTPAEKIGALQEKVKRYLERNPQYWHPVFCLFVKEIENVNKIKMGLYVTHTMNFQDFGEKCKRTSELVIEVKRIFEELNIRYSLLHQGVHLRHMEPDTS, translated from the exons ATGGATGGTAAtaataagcatcaaggtggtgaAGTAAGCATGATGGAGAAGAAAAGAGAAGTGGTGGTGGTGATTCCAAATGTGGGTGGAGAGAGCCATGGCCAAGATCATCATGATCATGAGTTGAAAGTGTTTGAATCTTTGCCTCAATGTGAAAATGAGCTTCCTTCAAAATCACCACCACCTTTAAACTATGTTTCCCCTGAGATAATGTTCACCCCAAGCCCGAATAAACCCCCAAAAGCTCCCATAAGAAAGACTTTTGTAAGATCAGTGTATTCCAAGCCCAAATCAAGATTTGGTGAACAACCTTACCCTATTGATGGAAACCTTTTTGAAGAGAATTTTGTTTCTTCAAATTTGCAAGAAGAATTAGCTGCTAGTAATTCACCTTATAGGAACTCATTCAATAAAGGATCATATTCACCTGATAACATATCCGGAACGGTTAATCGAACTGTTTCGTTTACTTCTGTCGTCACGCCTAGAACACCTATGACGGAATCTGCAGTTTCTTCTGATGATGAGGATCCTGATGAAATTATCTACAAGAAAGTTGAATTTAGTAAAGGCAATCGTAAGATACTAACGACTAAGGTTTCGATTGAGTTGTTCGTGTTTGTGAGCATTGCAGGTTGCTTATTGGTTAGCTTAGCAGTTGAGGAACTTAGAAGGACAAAGATTTGGAGTTTAGGGCTTTGGAGGTGGTGTATGCTTGCGATGGTGACCTTTTGTGGCATGCTAGTTACCAAATGGTTCATGCACTTTGTTGTTTTCTTGATTGAAATGAACTTTTTGTTGAGGAAAAAGGTGCTTTATTTTGTCCATGGAATGAAGATTTGTGTCCAGGTTTTCATTTGGATCAGTTTGGTTCTTGTCACGTGGACGCTTTTTATACATCACGGGATCCAGCGATCCAAATTGGTCGCAAAGATTATGAATGATGTAACATGGACTCTTGTTTCCCTTCTCATTGGAGCATTTTTGTGGGTTATAAAGACATTGTTGCTAAAGATTTTGGCATCGAATTTCCATGTGAAATCTTTCTTTGATCGAATTCAAGAATCGATCTTCCATCAATATGTTCTGCAAACTCTCTCTGGGCCTCCACTTATGGAAGAGGGTGAGAAAATCGGCGGGTGCCAAAGTTTTGGTCGATTTAGTTTCACGAGTATAACTGGTAAAGATGGCACAAAGAAAGAGGTTATCGATATGGAAAAACTTCACAAGATGAAGCAAGAGAAAGTTTCCGCGTGGACTATGAAGATTTTGGTAGATGCAGTGATGAATTCAAGGCTCTCCACAATCTCTAATTCACATGATGAAAGTTTTTATGATGTAAAAAATGAACAAACTGGTAAAGAAATTACTAATGAGATGGAAGCAACTGCTGCAGCCTATTATGTTTTCAAGAATGTTGCTGCTTCCCCTTGTTGCAA GGACATTGATGAGGATGAACTCCGTCGCTTCATGAATAAGGAAGAAGTTCTTTTGGTATTTCCTCTACTGGCTGATGCAGAGACAGGGCTAATTACCAGAAAATCTTTAGCAGATTGGGTG TTGAAGGTATATCAAGAACGCAGAGCACTCGCACACGCCTTAAACGACACTAAAACAGCGGTTAAACAACTAAACAAGCTTGTGACAGCGTTCCTAGTAGTGGTGATCGTAGTCGTGTGGCTTCTTCTAATGGAGATTGCAACAACAAAAGTACTTGTATTCCTGTCATCACAGCTAGTACTTGCAGCTTTCATGTTTGGAAACACGTGCAAGAATATATTTGAATCCATCGTCTTCGTGTTTGTAATGCATCCATTTGACGTTGGTGATCGATGTGTTATAGATGGTGTCGAG CTATTGGTTGAAGAAATGAATATATTGACAACAGTATTCTTGAAGCTTAATAATGAAAAAATGTATTATCCAAATTCAGTCCTCGCCATGAAACCGATTAGCAATTATTACAGAAGCCCGAATATGACTGAAGGTGTAGAGTTTTCCATTGATTTTACGACACCAGCAGAGAAAATTGGAGCACTGCAAGAAAAAGTAAAGAGGTATTTGGAGAGGAATCCACAATACTGGCATCCAGTgttttgcttgtttgtgaaggAAATTGAAAATGTAAATAAGATTAAGATGGGTCTTTATGTTACTCACACAATGAATTTTCAAGACTTTGGGGAGAAATGCAAAAGGACAAGTGAATTAGTGATTGAAGTAAAGAGAATATTTGAAGAGCTCAATATCAGATACAGCCTTCTTCATCAAGGTGTTCATCTCAGACACATGGAACCTGATACCAGTTAA